A part of Myxococcales bacterium genomic DNA contains:
- a CDS encoding sterol desaturase family protein yields the protein MFDINNIEVFAKSIGNMTLFLTAFAVIQSFIIIALGRRKKTETMCNIGVYFGYFFIKRFLTIGFTLGGLALVYHYKIFNFETNFSNLLFCVFLADFLYYWKHRLEHEIRVLWVAHSVHHSSSEFNLSTALRLPWLTPFYAWIAYAPLALLGFHPWMVVSASTIVLAYQFLIHTQCIGNLGILEYFLNTPSNHRVHHGSNKCYLDRNYGGILIIWDQIFKTYAKEKVKVKYGITHDIGTANPVFVNSVDVKNFIVDVLKSKSIKGALKVICGRP from the coding sequence GTGTTTGACATCAATAATATCGAGGTGTTCGCCAAATCTATAGGCAACATGACACTCTTTTTAACAGCTTTTGCTGTTATCCAATCTTTTATTATCATTGCGCTTGGGCGTAGAAAAAAAACTGAGACCATGTGCAATATAGGTGTTTATTTCGGCTATTTTTTTATTAAGCGTTTTTTGACTATAGGATTCACCCTCGGTGGTCTTGCATTGGTTTATCACTATAAAATTTTTAATTTTGAAACGAATTTTAGCAATTTGTTGTTCTGCGTGTTTTTGGCAGATTTTCTTTATTATTGGAAACATCGCCTCGAACATGAAATTAGAGTATTGTGGGTGGCTCATAGTGTGCATCATAGTTCAAGCGAATTTAATTTATCAACAGCTCTTCGCTTGCCATGGCTGACGCCATTTTACGCATGGATAGCCTATGCACCTTTAGCTCTTCTGGGTTTTCATCCGTGGATGGTGGTAAGCGCGAGTACTATTGTTCTTGCCTATCAGTTTTTGATTCATACCCAGTGCATTGGAAATCTGGGTATCTTAGAATATTTTCTCAACACACCTTCCAATCACCGCGTGCACCATGGCAGCAACAAATGTTACTTAGATCGAAATTATGGCGGTATTTTAATAATCTGGGATCAGATTTTTAAAACCTATGCGAAAGAAAAAGTGAAGGTAAAATATGGTATTACCCACGATATTGGCACTGCTAATCCAGTGTTTGTTAACAGTGTTGACGTGAAAAACTTTATTGTCGACGTTTTAAAAAGCAAAAGTATCAAAGGAGCTCTAAAAGTTATATGTGGTAGGCCATAG